AAAAGGGGCCAAAGACCCCTTTAAACCTAACTCTAATTTTTATAAATTCAAATTTCGCTTTTTGTAATATCTTTTTTAATATTTTATCTTACATATTTAATGCGATATATTTTAAAATCTTAATTAAAAACTTATTGATTTTTGTGGAAATTTAGATTATATACTTATATAAAAATATTAAAATTTAAAATTAAGACTACTTTAGATTAATTTTATTTAAAATGCCATAAAATAGTTATATTTTAATAGAAAATAAAGCTTAAGAATTAAACATATTTAATATCAAATAATAATATATTTTATCAAAAATATCTAAATTGTTCTATTGTATTTTAAGAAAACTATCACTATACTCTTTAAACTTACAAAACTATTTTTAAGAGGGCGACTATGAAGCAAATTTTAAAGCGCGACGGCACAAGACAAGAGTATCTTCCGTATAAGATCCAAGATGCTATTAAAAAGGCTTTTGCAAGCGAGAGCAAAGAGTATGACGATAGAATTTTTGCCGACGTTATGCAAGATGTCGCACAAAAAGAGATCATCACAGTCGAGGATGTGCAAGACTTCATAGAAAAAGCGCTTTTTAAAGCGGGTTATTTTGATGTGATGAAGAGCTTTATGCTCTATCGCCACACTCACAAAATGCAACGCGAGCAAATTTTAGGACTCAACGAAGATACTACATACATAAACTCCACCCAAACGATAAATGAATACATAAACGGCACAGACTGGCGAATTTCGGCTAACTCAAACACAAGCTACTCAAACGCAGGACTCATAAACAACACCGCAGGTAAAGTTATCGCAAACTACTGGCTTGACGCGATTTACTCCAAAGAAGAGGGCATCGCGCACAGAAACGGCGACTATCACATCCACGATCTAGACTGCCTTACCGGATATTGCGCAGGCTGGTCCCTTAGAGCGCTTCTTAATGAAGGTTTTAACGGCGTTCGCGGCAGGGTTGAAAGTAGGGCTCCAAAGCACTTTCGCGAAGCTCTTAGTCAGATGGCAAATTTCTTAGGAATTTTGCAAAGCGAATGGGCTGGAGCTCAGGCGTTTAGCAGCTTTGACACCTATCTTGCGCCATATGTTTTTAAAGATAAGTTAAGCGATACGGAGATAAAAAAAGCGATTACAAGCTTTATATTTAACCTAAACGTCCCTGCTCGTTGGGGTCAAAGTCCCTTTACCAACGTAACTATCGACATCACTTGTCCAAGCGATCTTCGTGCTCAAATTCCAACTTCAACAGACATACACCTGTTTTCAAATTTAGAAGATGAGGAGCTTTTAAAACTCGCCAAAGAGCGCGGGTTTAATAAACTTACCGATATGACTTACGGGGCGTTTGAACCTGAAATGGCGCGTATCGATAAGGCGTTTTATGAAATTTTAACCACGGGCGACAAGTGCTCGCAGCCCTTTACCTTCCCGATCCCTACGGTAAATATCACGGAGGATTTTAACTGGGATAGCGAAGTGGCTAAAATTTTGTTTGAGAATACCGCGAAAATGGGCTCAAGCTACTTTCAAAATTTCATCGGTTCTCAGTATAAATTTGATGAAAACGGCAACCGCGTTCCAAACGAAAGCGCTTATAAGCCAGGACACGTTCGCTCGATGTGCTGTCGCTTGCAACTTGATTTAAGAGAGCTTTTAAAGCGTGGTGGAGGGCTGTTTGGAAGTGCCGAGATGACGGGCTCAATAGGCGTAGTTACTATAAATTTAGCGCGCCTCGGGTATCTTTATAAAGGCGATAAAAAGGGGCTTTATACAAGGCTTGAATATCTGCTGAATTTAGCCAAATCAACCCTTGAAAAGAAGCGCAAATTTATCCAAGAGATGTATGATCGCGGACTTTATCCGTATACGGCTCGCTATTTAAAGCACTTTAACAACCACTTTAGCACTATCGGCATTAACGGAATGAACGAGCTTTTAAGAAATTTTACAAACGACAAAGAGAACATCTCTACGGAATTCGGACGAGAATTTGCACTTGAGATGGTTGATTATCTGCGCTCTAAAATTAGGCAGTTTCAAGAGAGCACGGGAAATCTTTACAACCTTGAAGCAACTCCTGCGGAAGGCACCACATATCGATTTGCCAAAGAAGACAAGAAGCGCTATCCTGACATCTTGCAAGCAGGCATGGATGAAAATATCTACTACACTAACTCAACTCAGCTTCCTGCAAATTTCACAGATGATGCTTTCGAGGCGCTTGATCTGCAAGATGAGCTTCAAAGCGCTTACACGGGCGGAACGGTCTTTCACCTTTATATGAAGGAGCGTATCAGCTCGCCTGAAGCGTGTAAAGATCTAGTGCGCGGCATCGTAAATAACTATCGTTTGCCGTATATCACGATCACGCCTGTCTTTAGCGTCTGCTCAAAGCACGGATATATAGCAGGCGAGCATGAATATTGCCCGATTTGTGACGAGGAGCTGATGAGGCAACTTCAAAAGGCTTAAATTTCTAAAATTTGCGCTCAAATTTGTGCCAAATTTTAACCGTGCGAGCTAGCTAAAGCCATTTTTACAAGCAGTATTTAACGATAAAATAAAATTTTAAGAATTCTGTGGCACAATTCGTCTAAATTTTCATGGAGTAGGTCGTGTCAAATCACTATGATGTTTTGGTTGTGGGCGGAGGAATTTCAGGAACGGCTCTGTTTTACGAGCTTGCGCGCTATACGGACATAGAGCGTATCGCACTGTTGGAGAAGTATCCTGCATGTGCCACTCTAAACTCAAAGGGCACGAGCAACTCTCAGACTATTCACTGCGGCGACATAGAGACTAACTACACTTTTGAAAAAGCAAAAAGCGTCAAAAAATCAGCCGATATGATCGTAAAATATGCACTCATGCATGGATATGAGAACAAATTTATGTTCGCTCATCAAAAGATGGTCATAGGTGTTGGCGAGGCTGAAAGCGAGGCGATAAGAGCTAGGTTTGAGAAGTTTAAGGAGCTTTATACTTCGCTTGAAATTTTTGATAAAGAGAAGCTAAAGCAGATCGAGCCTATGGTGGTGAAAGGCATGGACGGAAATGACCGAAAAGAGCAGATTGTCGCTATGGGAGTAGGTGGCGGCGAGTACACGACTGTTGATTTTGAGCAGATGTCAAATAGCCTTATAAAGCACGCAAAAGAGGCAAATAAGACTACCGATGTATTTTTTGACGCTTGGGTTAAGAGTATCAAAAAGCAAGGTGATAGGTATCTTGTAAAGACTCGCGACGAGCGTGAATTTAGCGCGGATTATGTGGTTGTAAATGCAGGCGCTCACTCGCTTTATTTGGCGCATGAGATGGGGCATGGGCTTGATTTTAGCTGCTTGCCGATCGCAGGAAGCTTTTATATGAGTAAAAAGCGCTTGCTAAACGGCAAGGTCTACACCGTGCAAAATCCAAAGCTGCCGTTTGCCGCTATCCACGGAGACCCGGACATCCTAGCTGATGGGCTTACTAGATTTGGGCCGACTGCGCTTGTGCTACCTAAACTTGAGCGCTACCGTGGAAATTCGACGGTTGTTGATTTTATAAAGACTTTGCGCCTTGATACAAACGTGGCGAAGGTGCTTTTAGGGCTTTTTGGCGATAGCGATATAAGGGATTATGTGATTAGAAATTTTGCCTATGAGGTGCCGATCGTAAATAAAATTTTATTCGTTGAGGCTGCCAGAAAGATCGTGCCTTCGCTTGGGAATGACGATGTTTATTATGCTAGAAATTTTGGCGGTGTTCGCCCGCAAGTGATTGATAAAAAGGGCAGGGAGCTAATGCTTGGCGAGGCTAGCATAAACACGGGCGAAGGTATCGTCTTTAACATGACGCCAAGCCCAGGAGCTACGAGCTGTCTTGCAAATGGCTTTAGAGACGCTAGAAGAGCTTGCGAGTTTTTGGGCAGGAAATTTAATGAGGATAGATTTAACGCCGAGCTTGTAGATTAGGCTACTTTACACAGCTAGAGGATAGATCGCTAGTTTATGTTTATCAAACTCGCAAAGGTGTCCGAGTAGATAAATTTCAAAATAGCTCTTTAAAAATCCTATTTAGGCTTGTGCCTGAGTGCAGGATAAAGCAGGTAGTTTGCAACTAGGATATTACCTGCAGCCGATCCGTACGCCTCTTTTAAAATTTCAGCTTTTTCGTCTATAAATTCTGCTTCGTGCCTCCATTTAGTTATGGCTTTGTAGAGTTGCTCATCTAAGTCTAGCTCCCAAATCGCCTCTCTAATGTCCCAAATTTCAACTTCATGCACACGTTTAAGCCTCTTAAGAAGCTCTTTGTCATTTATAAATTCGGCAAATTTTTTAAGGTTATCGATGTGAGATTTGCCAAGAGCGATCAGCTTTGCTTTGTCATTTGATGGCGGAGGCGAAAATATCGGCGTAAAGCCCGCTTTTATAAAAGCATTTGCCTTGTCTTTGTTCGCCTCGTAAAGCGGCATAATCCTATCTTGTAAATCTTTAGCGCAAACTAGCGGCTCAAAGACTTTATCTACACCATCTCCGTAAGGCATAAATTCTTCAAACAGTCCGTAAAAACAAGCACTTAGATCTCTTAAATCGCCTGAATAAAGATTAATTTGCATCAAATTTGCCAAATGCTTAGCGTAGTCTAGTTTCGTCATTTTAATAGCCCCAAAGCCCTTAAGCCAAGCACAAATTTAAGCTTTTATCGGATAAATTTAACCCTTTTTAGCTGCGAGATATAGCGGTTCAACCTTTTTAGCTATCTCTTTTAGGTCTTTGATACGGCTTTCGTTTGACGGGTGAGTGCTTAGGATTTCAGGCACCGCACCGCCTGATTTTTTAGACATCTTTTCCCACACTACGACCGCTTCTTGCGGATCATATCCCGCTCTTGCCATTAGCTCGGTGCCGATGTGATCGGCCTCAGTCTCATGGCTTCTTGAAAAAGGCAGGCTGATAGTGTACTGGGTAGCTAAATTTATAAGCCCTGTTGCCGTATCGCCAAGCCCTGCAGCGGTTGAAACGGCGAAAATTCCTATGTTTTTAAGCTGATCCGTGCTTGCTTGCTCGCGGCTATGCTCTCTTAAAGCGTGAGCTATCTCATGACCCATAACAGCGGCTATCTGCGCGTCCGTTAAGGATAAATTTTTAATAAGCCCGCTATAAACGGCGATCTTGCCTCCGGGCATACACCACGCATTTAATGTGTTTGAGTTGATGACATTTACCTGCCAGTCCCATTTGAGCGCATCTTCTCTAAAGGCTCCGACCTGCGCTATGAGGCGTTTGCCGATAGCTTGTACGCGTTTGGTAAGGACTGGATCGATATTTAGCGTATTTGCTTGTTTGGCTGATTGAAGTACCTTTGTATAGGCCAATACCGCACTTTGATTCATTGTTTCAGAACTCACCAAAAATAGTTGTTTTCTATCGGCTCCTACAACTCCACCGCCGGTTGAACTTGCAACACAACCGGCCAAAAATATTATTATAAATAAAAATGGAAGTATAATTTTTTTCATCTTTTCATCCTTAAATTTAGGTTGTGAAATTTCAAAAATTATACTAGATTTTCTTAAATTTCTACTCCCAATCCATTTTTTTGTAGCCGATATTGTGCTCAAATTCCTTTAGACGCTTATGGATTGAGCGAAGCTCGGTGATGGTCTTCCAGTTGCTGATAAACACGCCAAAACTTGATCTAACCTGTGCAAATGCATTTTTAACTTGAACTAAAACTCCAAGAGTAATAAGACCCGTAAATAGTCCTCCACCCATTATTAGATATGGAATTATGATTGAAATTTGATGATAAGAGTATAGCCACATATTAAAATATCCATAGTGTAAAAATAACCTTGAGTAGTTAAATTTAAGCCCCGTAAAAAGCTCTACTATAGTTGCTGGATGAGCGTAGTTTATCTTGTTGTCCTCTGCTAAAACAAGTTCTTTTCTAAATGCGGCTTCGACTTTTTGATTGTTATATTCAAGTCCAGGAAGCTTGATGCCTACAAACCAAGAGATTATAAGCCCGCCTACGCTTATAACTAAAGCTATCCATACAAGAGAACCCGGAATATCTTTGATGTAGGGCAAATTTACTTTGGCACTAAGCCCCCAAAGTATCGGAATGAAGGCGATTAGAGTCATTATGGAGTCTAAGATATCAACTCCAAGATCCTCCATAATCTTTGCAAACCTATAAGTGTCTTCTTGCATACGCTGTGAGCTTCCTTCGATGTCTTTTTCGACTTTTCGCCAATAGCTAAGATAGCTAAAGGTCATTGCCTCTCGCCAGCGAAATATCCAGTGGCTCGAGAAAAACGATATAAAAACACGAAGCATTATATACGGCATGGCTAAATATAAGAATAGTCTTATCCCTGCCCAAAAATCTTGTATGTCGTGCTCTTTTACATTTTGTAAGATGTCGTAAAAGTTTTTATACCAATTATTAAATTGAATATTTATATATGTTTGAAGTATAAGTGATAATGATATCAAAATTATACCGCCGTAAGCCCATTTGGCCCATTTTTTACTCTTAAAAAAAGATAAAAACACTTTTCTCTCCCGAGTGTGAAATTAAAACGCTAAAGTATATCAAAAAAAATATTAATTTAAATTTGGATATTAAATTCAAAATTGCTAGATTTGACCTAAAATATTAAAAAAATTAAAATAATATGAAATTTGATAGATTTAAATTATAAATAAATTTGGTTTAAATGTAGTATTATTTTATAAACTAAAATTTAAGGATATAAAATTTGTTTAGAATTATATTTATTTTTGCTGTTATTTTCTCTTTAGTATGGATATATATGGGCGCAAATAATAAAACAGTAGCGGATTATAAAAACATGAGCAAGGAGCAGCTTGAAACTCTTTGTCTCGAAAAACAAGATAAAACCGCATGTCAAAAAATCGCTATTGATTTTATAAATATTTCTAAATCAAACAACGGAAAGCCTAAATTTTAAAATAGCTTTACATGAAAGTTCTTGCAAGTAAGTTAATTGAGATTTGGTTGCTTTTGTGATATAATGCCAATTTTATCTTAATTTTTAAGGATTTTTATTGCACCCCAGTAGCGATTCATATTTTATGATTTTACTCGCAATTTTATTTGTACTTTTAAACGCTTTCTTTGTTTTATCCGAATTTGCCATTGTCAAGGTTCGCAGAAGTAGACTAGAAGAGCTTATCAAGGATAAGGTTCCAAATGCAAAACTAGCCTACGATATGTCAAATAAGCTTGATACATATCTAAGTGCGACTCAGCTCGGCATAACGCTTAGTTCGCTTGCGCTTGGTTGGATAGGCGAGCCTGCGATCGCAAGGCTTATAGAAAGGCCGCTTCAAATTTACTTTGATGTAAGCGACTTGGTTGTTCATACGGTGGCCTTTGCTATCGCATTTACGACTATTACGTTATTTCACGTGGTGCTTGGAGAGCTGGTTCCAAAATCGATCGCCATTGCCAAAGCTGAGAAATCAACTCTGCTTATAGCAAAACCCCTTCATATATTTTGGGTTATTTTTTCGCCTCTAATTAAGACATTTGACTATCTTGCTTGGCTCTCTTTAAAAATGCTCGGCATAAAGCCCGCCAAAGAAAGCGAGCTCGCGCACTCCGAAGAGGAGATTAAGATAATCGTAGGAGAGAGCTTAAAAGGCGGAGTTTTAGATAGTTTTGAGACTGAACTTATAAAGAATGCGGTGGATTTTAGCGACACTGTGGCTAAAGAAATTATGACTCCTCGCCGTGATTTAGTCTGCATAAATAAACAAAAGAGCTTTGAGGATAATCTGAAAGTAATTTTTGAGTCCAAATATACTCGTTTCCCATATATAGATGGTAGCAAAGATGTGATTTTAGGCATGATACATATTAGAGACATTTTAGCTGTTCATTTTGGAGAGGGTAAGAAAAAAGATTTTGATCAAATCGTTAGAAAATTTTTGATAGTACCTGAGAGCTTATCTATCTCAAAGGCCCTAGTAATGATGAACAAACAGCAAATTTCAGCCGCTCTTGTAGTAGACGAATATGGCGGCACTGCAGGCCTTCTTACTATGGAAGATATTATGGAAGAGGTTTTGGGTGATCTAAATGACGAGCATGATGAAGCTGATCCTCATTTTAGAAAGATAAATGACAATATATATGAATTTAACGGTAGATTTGACCTAGAAAGCGTTGAAGAGCTTATGGGTATTAGCTTTGATGAGGAGACTGATCAAGTCACTA
This Campylobacter sp. RM16189 DNA region includes the following protein-coding sequences:
- a CDS encoding FAD-dependent oxidoreductase, with translation MSNHYDVLVVGGGISGTALFYELARYTDIERIALLEKYPACATLNSKGTSNSQTIHCGDIETNYTFEKAKSVKKSADMIVKYALMHGYENKFMFAHQKMVIGVGEAESEAIRARFEKFKELYTSLEIFDKEKLKQIEPMVVKGMDGNDRKEQIVAMGVGGGEYTTVDFEQMSNSLIKHAKEANKTTDVFFDAWVKSIKKQGDRYLVKTRDEREFSADYVVVNAGAHSLYLAHEMGHGLDFSCLPIAGSFYMSKKRLLNGKVYTVQNPKLPFAAIHGDPDILADGLTRFGPTALVLPKLERYRGNSTVVDFIKTLRLDTNVAKVLLGLFGDSDIRDYVIRNFAYEVPIVNKILFVEAARKIVPSLGNDDVYYARNFGGVRPQVIDKKGRELMLGEASINTGEGIVFNMTPSPGATSCLANGFRDARRACEFLGRKFNEDRFNAELVD
- a CDS encoding putative transporter, with translation MFLSFFKSKKWAKWAYGGIILISLSLILQTYINIQFNNWYKNFYDILQNVKEHDIQDFWAGIRLFLYLAMPYIMLRVFISFFSSHWIFRWREAMTFSYLSYWRKVEKDIEGSSQRMQEDTYRFAKIMEDLGVDILDSIMTLIAFIPILWGLSAKVNLPYIKDIPGSLVWIALVISVGGLIISWFVGIKLPGLEYNNQKVEAAFRKELVLAEDNKINYAHPATIVELFTGLKFNYSRLFLHYGYFNMWLYSYHQISIIIPYLIMGGGLFTGLITLGVLVQVKNAFAQVRSSFGVFISNWKTITELRSIHKRLKEFEHNIGYKKMDWE
- a CDS encoding ribonucleoside triphosphate reductase yields the protein MKQILKRDGTRQEYLPYKIQDAIKKAFASESKEYDDRIFADVMQDVAQKEIITVEDVQDFIEKALFKAGYFDVMKSFMLYRHTHKMQREQILGLNEDTTYINSTQTINEYINGTDWRISANSNTSYSNAGLINNTAGKVIANYWLDAIYSKEEGIAHRNGDYHIHDLDCLTGYCAGWSLRALLNEGFNGVRGRVESRAPKHFREALSQMANFLGILQSEWAGAQAFSSFDTYLAPYVFKDKLSDTEIKKAITSFIFNLNVPARWGQSPFTNVTIDITCPSDLRAQIPTSTDIHLFSNLEDEELLKLAKERGFNKLTDMTYGAFEPEMARIDKAFYEILTTGDKCSQPFTFPIPTVNITEDFNWDSEVAKILFENTAKMGSSYFQNFIGSQYKFDENGNRVPNESAYKPGHVRSMCCRLQLDLRELLKRGGGLFGSAEMTGSIGVVTINLARLGYLYKGDKKGLYTRLEYLLNLAKSTLEKKRKFIQEMYDRGLYPYTARYLKHFNNHFSTIGINGMNELLRNFTNDKENISTEFGREFALEMVDYLRSKIRQFQESTGNLYNLEATPAEGTTYRFAKEDKKRYPDILQAGMDENIYYTNSTQLPANFTDDAFEALDLQDELQSAYTGGTVFHLYMKERISSPEACKDLVRGIVNNYRLPYITITPVFSVCSKHGYIAGEHEYCPICDEELMRQLQKA
- a CDS encoding M48 family metallopeptidase, translating into MKKIILPFLFIIIFLAGCVASSTGGGVVGADRKQLFLVSSETMNQSAVLAYTKVLQSAKQANTLNIDPVLTKRVQAIGKRLIAQVGAFREDALKWDWQVNVINSNTLNAWCMPGGKIAVYSGLIKNLSLTDAQIAAVMGHEIAHALREHSREQASTDQLKNIGIFAVSTAAGLGDTATGLINLATQYTISLPFSRSHETEADHIGTELMARAGYDPQEAVVVWEKMSKKSGGAVPEILSTHPSNESRIKDLKEIAKKVEPLYLAAKKG
- a CDS encoding hemolysin family protein → MHPSSDSYFMILLAILFVLLNAFFVLSEFAIVKVRRSRLEELIKDKVPNAKLAYDMSNKLDTYLSATQLGITLSSLALGWIGEPAIARLIERPLQIYFDVSDLVVHTVAFAIAFTTITLFHVVLGELVPKSIAIAKAEKSTLLIAKPLHIFWVIFSPLIKTFDYLAWLSLKMLGIKPAKESELAHSEEEIKIIVGESLKGGVLDSFETELIKNAVDFSDTVAKEIMTPRRDLVCINKQKSFEDNLKVIFESKYTRFPYIDGSKDVILGMIHIRDILAVHFGEGKKKDFDQIVRKFLIVPESLSISKALVMMNKQQISAALVVDEYGGTAGLLTMEDIMEEVLGDLNDEHDEADPHFRKINDNIYEFNGRFDLESVEELMGISFDEETDQVTIGGYVFNLIGRLPVVGDRIDDENCHYEVRKMDGTSILTVKVRKKIESEESD